From the genome of Erinaceus europaeus chromosome 1, mEriEur2.1, whole genome shotgun sequence:
accaaaaacaaaaaacaaaaaaaaccccactttttgttgttgttgttgttttaaagacATTATCTATTTTTGGAGTAGccattctcattaaaaaaaaaaaaggttataatAGCAGAAAATTTTGAATCAACCTAAATCAGGACAACGTGAACAAAACCCCAGAGCACCCAACCTCCTAGATTTAATTACCATCATTTTATTTGATTGTCTTTCTTGGGGGTCAACATGAGACAAACCATCCACATTTACACATACGACACAAAGCATAGCACTGCTGCCCCCACCACTACTTGAGTAAGTGACAGAGAATCCCAGTATGTGTGACCATGGTCAGCAGGCTCACCGTTTTCTTCCTCAGAAAACCCCACCAAGCTCTGTCTCAGGTCAGTCCCAgtctgtttgggggggggggggggagctttgatTTCCCCAACTGTTTCCGGTTCACATGTAGGCAATTTGGCTTTTTACTTCAAAAAGATTCTGCTCTCGACTTAAATGCCAGTTGACAACATTTTAATTAAGACACAATTGTGtgggatataaaaaaaaaacacaaggaccacATAAATATTGGAGAAGTTGTATATACCATGTTTGTGTAAACAGTTTTGCTTAAGATCAAAGCCCTAATTAGATGCTGGCCTGACACTCTGTGGcagatgtgtgctcagccaggctcTGCAGCGATGGTGGAGTGGAAGTCAGGTCAGTCCCCATGTTGACAGGCATGCAATTTGAAAACATTGCACAACAAGCAACACAAAGAGTGGGGAAGCTTAACAACACTTCAAGAAGACCTCACAACCTTCACAACTGCGATGCAcagcgccccgccccgcccctcctcTGCACACACTTGCTCTTACACGTGGGAGACCTTCTGGGACTCTCTAGCTTGTTTGATACTATATAACCACTTGATGATCCTAGCATTTCTTTCGATGGCAGAAATGCCGTATGGCACCCGGTCATTGGCACTGTCATCATTTCTAAGGTCACTGTTACTGTCCTGAGACTGTTCGCAGTCTGAGCTGATCATGCTGGCGCTGCGGAAGTTGAGGGATATTATGTCGGAATTAGCCCTTGCAAAGTTCTCCATCCCAAGGTTTTCTAGTTCTTCGGGATCCAGTCCGCAGTAGTTGAAGAACCTCTCCACGTCTGCGTCTACTCGGAAATACCTGTCACTCAAGTCTGACTTGGAGCGCTGCAGGGAGGGTCTTCTGCTGACTCCGCACGCAGGCTCCATGGCCTCGGCGGCCTCCGGGGACTTCACGGTGGGGACGGCGGCCACCTTGGgcttggggggcaggggaggggcagagCTACTGCAGGGGATCGCTTTGAAGGGCTTAACACTGGTCACTTTGCGGATATCCGACGAGCTGTGGGACACGTGGAGGAAGGACTCGGCCGACTGCTCCAGCAGCCTGCGGCCCAGGTGGGAGCCGCCCTCCTGTGCGCCGCCGCGGGCTTGCGTGGGGTCCACCTTGAGGGACTCTGCGAACGAGTGTCGCTGCAGCTCGGGGGCTTCGGGCCTGTACGGGGGCCAGTTCCTCGAGCTGTGCTTGTGTCCGGAGCCCGAGCTGGACCCTTCTGAGCTGTTGAGGATGTTTTTCAGGATTTCGAGTTTCAGGTTCTCTCTGTGCACGCCGCTCTCGGTCTTGGCATTGGTGCCAAACACCTTGAGCGTGGGGCTGCCCAGGGCGCGCTTGGCAGCGGGGCACACGGGGGGCTTGGCCATCACGGCCGGCTTGACCGGCTCCTGCTTGGCGTTGATGACCTCCTGACTCTTGACATACTTGGCCTTATCGGCTTCCAGTCTCTCCACGGCGCTGAGTCTTTTGGGGTTGGGCTCAGCCTGCCTGCGAAAGTAGTCGGGCCCTTTGTTGAGGATGCGCAGGGGCACGGCGGAGGTGAAGGTGCCCGCGGGGCTGACCGGCTTCACCATGCTACCTGTCTGTAGGGTCTCCGTGGGCATGGTGGGTGGTCTCTCCCCGGCAGCCGTGTTGGATTCTCTTCTGGGCGCCTGTGGATGCGCTGAATAGACACATGTACACGAGGCACCAAGGGCAGCGGGCCGGGGCTGGAATCAGTGaccgcagcagcagcagcagcagcggcggccAGGACAGCGCCTCATCTCACACCTCGAGAACCACTACCGGGAGCTTCATTCACTTCCCAGGCAGCCCCGGGTCCGAAAAGGTCACAAGCCACAAATTCCTTTGATCTGCTTCGctgcctcctttctttctctttctttcttctcccttcaaGGATGGATGTGGGAATCTCCTCCTGGTCTTTGTGTTCAACTGCGGGGCAGAGCTGAAACACAAAACAACCAACCGCGGGTTAGGAAGGGCGAGTGACATCACGGCTGTAGCAGCAGAGAAACCCCGGCCGCGCCCCGCCTCCTGCGTCCGGCTGCCAACGGGTCCCGGGGAGgaggaacccccccacccccaaatctgaACCAGGGCCTCCCCACGTCTGTCCGGATCTGCCCTGATCAGATGCGGGAAGAAAGAGGCTGAGACTCTCCACGGGAGCCCTCCCAGCTGCCTGCTCACTGGTAAGCACCGCCTCCTGATCACGCCCCAAGGTTCTACTGACAGATCCAAACTCAGCAAAGGCTGATGCCCGCAGAAAGCCCAGTTGAGCCAAGCAGGCTTCCCATCCCAAACAGATCCTTAGGTGCCTCCAGGTTCTTAAGAATCCCTCATAGGCTCCAGGCTGCGAACGATACAACTCCACATACTACCTCCTTCGCAAAGAACTCAAAACTTCTGAGTCTCTATTACCAAGGTatgctcaggtttatggtggtgccagggatcgcaCCTgggtcccttccccttcccttcccttcccttcccttcccttcccttcccttcccttcccttcccttcccttcccttcccttcccttcccttcccttcccttcccttcccttccctttccttcctttctttttctttctctctctctctctctctctctctccctctccctctccctctccctctccctctccctctccctctccctctccctctccctctccctctcccttttcttttgacTCCAGAGTtatatgctggggctcagtgcctgcactttgaatccattgctcctggaggccatttctcccattttgttgcccttcttgttattgttgacattgttgttgttgttgggtaggacagagaaaaatagagagaggagggcagacagagggggagagaaagacagatacctgcagacctgcttcactgcctgcaacccccctgcaaatggggagccggggggggggggggagggcttgaacccggatcctaaagccagtccttgcactttgcgccatgtgcgcttaacccgctgtgctactgcccaaacccTGCACCTGGGCTTTTTTGGTAACCCCcggcatggaaatcttttctgTATTTATCATCATGCAACCTCCCTGTCCAGAACTTTTGAATTCTTCCAAACTTGAACAGGTGGGCAAGAAAAGGGATTGATAGTTgagctgatttttaaaaactggcACATTTGTTTCAAGTGTGTGGACAATTTGTCAACCTGTATTCATTGTCATATATCTTTTTAAtatcttgtttgtttattagtggatagagacagagaaaaatggagagggcagCTCTCCCCCACCTGAAACTCCTGTGAGGACTAGGGccttggacctggatccttgctcacagTAATGTGCGTGCTTACTCACATgcgcctctgcctggccccttcatatTTCTGCTAACGAGTAAACTTGAAAACATCTCTGAAAACCAAGCATGTGCACTGCATTTACCTCATTAAATACAagcttacttaaaaaaataataacaacaacaataaaacaaatcctTCCAGATCAGCCATATTTGTGAATTTGGCTACAAACTCTCCATAATTTCTCTCTTACATTTAGTAAGAAATAATCAAGTTTTTTTGTGATAAGTTTTCTCCCAACCCCCCTAAGGTACTAAGACTAAAATCAAATCTTAAGATGCCAGTCATGACTAAAAATGTTAAGGATAACTTGGTTAGTACTTAAGCATTTCTGGATGGGACTTACACTTGGTCTTTTGAGCAACCTGGCTTAGACTGCCCagctcaaacaacaacaacaacaacaacaaaaaaggaaaacaggtaAATCACTAAGGGGCCCTTCTATGTAATCCATCACTTCACGTCTATCTCTGTGGCCTTCCCACCGCCACTTCTCTGCCTGCTACTGCTGACAAAGAAAATTATGAATACAACAGCACAGTAACTAATTCAAGACATTTTTGGCATCTTTGGTTACAATTAGGAGTATGAATGGGTAATATATTCAATTAGCCTGTCAAAGAACACCCTTTCCCAAGTAATATTATTATAAAATCATCTACTTTTAAGGTAAGAAAATGCTCATTAACAAGCAGAGGTGAGGAGTAGGGtttcttttattatcattttctaAAACTCTTTTAAGCTCTAAATACACCATGGATTTGTCTGAGGCAATTCTGGGGTTctgcaaaaaagattttaataaaaatatttttcctgtgAAAGATGTGAAAACCTCCAGGCAATTTCTATAtaatgactttctttaattgtgtAACTCGACTAAAACCACCTCCTCTCATGAATATTAGGTATGACTGCTTCTTTGAGCATATTTCTTTGTTGAATGAAATGCCAGAATGGGAGTGGCGATTCTCTTTACATAGTACCCGAGGTCTAGCTCACTGGCAAGATGAATCGATCCTTTTAGGGGCAGACTAATGTACTATCTTCTCTAACCTCCAAAGAGTGGCGTTCAGAGCCAGAGGAAACAATGGAGCTTACATAAGCTTTAAGAAaaacttctgggagtcgggcagtagcgtaacAGGTAAAGcgtgcatggcgcaaagcacaaggaccagtgtcaggatccgggtcacagacccctgcaagcgtcaacccagctttgacctagcacgttatgatcgggccctcctcaatcgataTCGaaaaggccatggccggtgcgccgctatgttccatcactggggagccagagacgacccgaactgcccctgcggctccagacagactataacccacatagtcaacgactgccacctctccagattcaaaggaggtctcgaaactttacatcaggctcaacctgacgctgttgactggctacggaagaagggcaaacgctagaagaagaaggatccaggtttgagcccctggctccccacctgctgggtagttacttcacaaatggtgaagcagatctgctgcaggtgtctatctttctctcctcctctctccacttctctctgtcctatccaacaatgacgacatcaataacaactacaacaataaaacaacaagggcaacaaaagagaataaataaatatttttaaaaagacttcattaaaaaaataaaaccttctgtcaacaagggcaataaaagggaaaataaataaataaataataataaaaaagaaaaccttctgGGACACACTCTTGGTGCTTAAAGGGGGGAGCTGCCTTTACGACAAGTTTTATTTCTCCTGAATATGTGAAACCTCTTCAGTGAATTCAGGATCTTCCAgatgtattgggttgtcagaaaagccatgacattatttttgtataaaaacagaaaaatagattCTGTCTTTTCTGACATCCCACCAGTATGTACAGAGAGGCTTGGAATTTTAGAGGAAACACTGAAGCAGAAGACAGATCTTGGACAATCAGTGCTGTACCAAGAGTCACAGAAAAACCTCCAGCAAATAGGAAGCTGGCCCAGTAGAAGACAAGAGATGATACCTTTCCTCTGGATCTGTCAAGAC
Proteins encoded in this window:
- the FAM110B gene encoding protein FAM110B, coding for MPTETLQTGSMVKPVSPAGTFTSAVPLRILNKGPDYFRRQAEPNPKRLSAVERLEADKAKYVKSQEVINAKQEPVKPAVMAKPPVCPAAKRALGSPTLKVFGTNAKTESGVHRENLKLEILKNILNSSEGSSSGSGHKHSSRNWPPYRPEAPELQRHSFAESLKVDPTQARGGAQEGGSHLGRRLLEQSAESFLHVSHSSSDIRKVTSVKPFKAIPCSSSAPPLPPKPKVAAVPTVKSPEAAEAMEPACGVSRRPSLQRSKSDLSDRYFRVDADVERFFNYCGLDPEELENLGMENFARANSDIISLNFRSASMISSDCEQSQDSNSDLRNDDSANDRVPYGISAIERNARIIKWLYSIKQARESQKVSHV